The genomic interval CTTGCAATTCGGCGATGACGACGATGCGGCGCTGTCGGACAGCGACCTGACGCACCGCTACCTGTGGGGTCCGGCGGTGGATCAGCTATTGGCGGATGAAGCGGTGACGTCACTGGCTTCGGCCGGCACGGTCTCGTGGGCGCTGGGGGACCATCAGAACACGGTGCGCGACGTGGTGCAATACGATTCCGGCGCCGACACGGCCAGCGTCGTCGATCACAACGCCTACGACAGCTTCGGCAACAAGCTTAGCCAAACGAGCCCCAGCCACGACCTAGCGTTCGGCTACACGGGGAGGATATTCGATGCCGACACGGGGCTGCAATGGAACGGCAGTGCAGACGGCGGCGGACGGTGGTATGATGCAAAGACCGGCCGCTGGCTGAGCGAAGACAGCGCGGGCTTTGATGCGGGAGATCCGAACCTGTATCGCTACGCGTACAATAGTTCGACGATTTACGTTGACCCGAGTGGGCGATTCCCCGTTGACGATCCCGCTGGACAGGCATGGTTTGCAGCACACCCGATCTATTGGACGAATCCGAATACGGGTAACACGTTCATAGTGCCGCGTCTACCATATCACGCGCCGGGCACGATCAAGCCGCCAAGTTACAGCAAAGGCGGCGAGCCGCCTGGGTATTGGTGGTACGTGGTTCCCTGGCACAATAGACCGACAGATAGCGGATGGTGGACATTTTGGAAAGGCTACCGGATGGACGTTGTTCATTGTTGGTGGTGGATGGGCTGCAATTGAAATCGGGGGTGCAGCAGCCGAGGCAGAAGGTACCAGTCTTGCCTTGAGAATGTGGTTTGCTAGAGCACAAAAGGCTCTCGATAAGGGTACAATCTTTCCTGGCTTGTAGAATCTGCCAAAATCAAAGTGTGGCCCTTTGGCGCAGGCAGGCGACAAAATTGTCGGAGATGCAATGCAATGCGATGATGAGCAGACGACTGAGCGTCCTGATGTCCCGCTACTAGCGATACTGGGCAAGGGCACCATGATTTATACATGGATGCTTCAGTTGGGCGTCTGGCTCGGGC from Pirellulales bacterium carries:
- a CDS encoding RHS repeat-associated core domain-containing protein codes for the protein MQQKVSYLYDAFDRLIGKRVDSDGDTGVDATEAYVYDGDQIVLQFGDDDDAALSDSDLTHRYLWGPAVDQLLADEAVTSLASAGTVSWALGDHQNTVRDVVQYDSGADTASVVDHNAYDSFGNKLSQTSPSHDLAFGYTGRIFDADTGLQWNGSADGGGRWYDAKTGRWLSEDSAGFDAGDPNLYRYAYNSSTIYVDPSGRFPVDDPAGQAWFAAHPIYWTNPNTGNTFIVPRLPYHAPGTIKPPSYSKGGEPPGYWWYVVPWHNRPTDSGWWTFWKGYRMDVVHCWWWMGCN